One genomic window of Carassius auratus strain Wakin chromosome 14, ASM336829v1, whole genome shotgun sequence includes the following:
- the sfxn5b gene encoding sideroflexin-5b, whose product MAESASCPGFQLGKPRYEQSTFLGRLRHFIDIIDPSTLFVTESRLKECIKLLDDFKQGNLPPGITDHQLWQAQKVKQAIIHPDTGEKIFMPFRMSGYVPFGTPIVVGLLLPNQTLASTVFWQWLNQSHNACVNYANRNATKPTPTSKFFQGYVGAVTSAVSIAVGLNVLIEKSSKLNPVTRLFIQRFIPFPAVASANICNVALMRHNELSEGIDVLDSNGNVVGSSRIAAKHALIETALTRVALPLPIFVLPPIIMAFLEKFPLMQAHRRMMLPVHSLVCLAVFGLSLPLAISLFPQMSEIEASHLEPEIAMATDCKVLTYNKGL is encoded by the exons ATGGCGGAATCTGCGTCTTGTCCGGGGTTTCAGCTGGGAAAACCGCGTTACGAGCAG AGCACATTTCTTGGCAGGTTGAGACATTTCATTGATATCATCGATCCTTCCACTTTGTTTGTGACGGAG AGTCGTTTAAAAGAATGTATCAAACTCCTGGATGATTTTAAGCAAGGGAATCTTCCTCCAGGAATTACAGATCATCAG CTCTGGCAGGCTCAGAAGGTGAAGCAG GCCATCATTCACCCTGATACCGGTGAAAAAATCTTCATGCCTTTCCGCATGTCAG GCTATGTGCCGTTTGGAACGCCAATC GTTGTTGGTCTTCTGCTTCCAAACCAGACTTTGGCCTCTACTGTGTTCTGGCAG TGGCTCAACCAGAGTCACAACGCTTGTGTGAACTACGCCAACCGCAATGCCACAAAG CCAACACCAACCTCAAAGTTTTTTCAGGGATATGTGGGAGCCGTCACCAGCGCTGTGTCTATTGCA GTGGGACTGAATGTACTTATCGAGAAATCCAGCAAACTGAACCCTGTCACCAGACTGTTCATACAGAGGTTCATCCCTTTCCCTGCTGTAG CCAGTGCGAACATCTGTAACGTGGCTCTGATGAGACACAATGAGCTGTCTGAGGGAATAGATGTGTTAGACAGCAACGGGAATGTGGTGGGATCCTCACGGATAGCTGCCAAACAC gcACTTATAGAAACAGCTCTAACACGAGTAGCTCTACCTCTGCCAATCTTTGTCCTTCCACCAATCATTATGGCCTTCTTGGAAAA GTTTCCTCTGATGCAGGCCCATCGCAGGATGATGCTGCCTGTGCACAGTCTAGTATGTCTGGCAGTCTTTGGTCTATCCTTGCCGCTGGCTATCAGTCTCTTCCCACAGATGTCAGAG ATTGAGGCATCTCACCTTGAGCCGGAAATTGCCATGGCAACAGATTGCAAGGTGCTGACTTACAACAAGGGACTGtga